In one window of Drosophila innubila isolate TH190305 chromosome 2L unlocalized genomic scaffold, UK_Dinn_1.0 4_B_2L, whole genome shotgun sequence DNA:
- the LOC117780707 gene encoding uncharacterized protein LOC117780707 isoform X2, whose protein sequence is MKLDNFRLIVEVQKRRALWDSTMHLAIRKDACTLQWQEVADLMQIDVSLCKKRFKGLRDSYRAEVRKIQKRRIDNSNWPYFRALEFLRIIFDPDKLVPFKPEPFSMDINCADNEQSRLDEFVIDVDNDDSFDFEIMGDIFKRDPTETQCHDSGTDYYRHFPLLR, encoded by the exons atgaaattggaTAACTTTCGCCTGATCGTCGAGGTGCAGAAGCGTCGTGCTTTATGGGATTCGACCATGCACTTGGCTATCCGCAAGGATGCGTGCACGCTGCAATGGCAAGAGGTTGCAGATTTAATGCAGATAGACG TAAGTCTTTGCAAGAAGCGCTTCAAGGGATTACGGGACAGTTATCGCGCCGAGGTTCGCAAAATACAGAAGCGACGTATCGATAACTCAAACTGGCCGTACTTTCGTGCATTGGAGTTCCTGCGAATCATATTTGATCCGGATAAACTGGTGCCCTTTAAACCGGAACCCTTCAGCATGGACATCAACTGTGCGGACAATGAGCAAAGCAGGCTTGATGAATTTGTAATAGATGTGGACAATGACGATTCCTTTGACTTTGAGATTATGGGCGACATTTTCAAGCGAGATCCGACAGAGACCCAGTGTCACGACTCTGGCACGG ATTACTATCGCCACTTCCCATTGCTCCGATAG
- the LOC117780707 gene encoding uncharacterized protein LOC117780707 isoform X1, whose amino-acid sequence MKLDNFRLIVEVQKRRALWDSTMHLAIRKDACTLQWQEVADLMQIDVSLCKKRFKGLRDSYRAEVRKIQKRRIDNSNWPYFRALEFLRIIFDPDKLVPFKPEPFSMDINCADNEQSRLDEFVIDVDNDDSFDFEIMGDIFKRDPTETQCHDSGTGMSLITHTKENCDASSSDLLMPLNRSDVTISPRLLSPLPIAPIAPIPPPAKRTRHRRISSREAPYMNGHATASSDSSKDDPDHSFLVSLLPHMKTLSSMNNMKFRTEVSRMLMDLNQQERESNQGYHPELEPTKYNLLHSSIIECDVKIENEPLI is encoded by the exons atgaaattggaTAACTTTCGCCTGATCGTCGAGGTGCAGAAGCGTCGTGCTTTATGGGATTCGACCATGCACTTGGCTATCCGCAAGGATGCGTGCACGCTGCAATGGCAAGAGGTTGCAGATTTAATGCAGATAGACG TAAGTCTTTGCAAGAAGCGCTTCAAGGGATTACGGGACAGTTATCGCGCCGAGGTTCGCAAAATACAGAAGCGACGTATCGATAACTCAAACTGGCCGTACTTTCGTGCATTGGAGTTCCTGCGAATCATATTTGATCCGGATAAACTGGTGCCCTTTAAACCGGAACCCTTCAGCATGGACATCAACTGTGCGGACAATGAGCAAAGCAGGCTTGATGAATTTGTAATAGATGTGGACAATGACGATTCCTTTGACTTTGAGATTATGGGCGACATTTTCAAGCGAGATCCGACAGAGACCCAGTGTCACGACTCTGGCACGGGTATGTCATTAATCACCCACACCAAAGAGAACTGCGACGCGTCTTCATCTGATTTGTTAATGCCTCTAAATCGATCAGACGTTACAATATCCCCTAGATTACTATCGCCACTTCCCATTGCTCCGATAGCACCGATACCACCGCCTGCGAAACGTACGCGACATCGTAGGATCTCATCCAGAGAAGCTCCCTATATGAATGGGCATGCGACAGCGTCATCAGATTCCTCAAAAGATGATCCAGACCACAGTTTTCTAGTTAGCTTGCTGCCACATATGAAAACCCTGTCGAGTATGAACAATATGAAATTCCGCACGGAGGTCAGTCGAATGTTGATGGACCTTAACCAACAGGAACGAGAGTCGAACCAAGGCTATCATCCTGAGCTGGAGCCAACTAAGTATAATCTTTTGCACAGTTCCATCATAGAGTGTGAtgttaaaatagaaaatgagCCATTAATTTAA